In Pseudovibrio brasiliensis, the following are encoded in one genomic region:
- a CDS encoding type II toxin-antitoxin system RatA family toxin: MPSFESTHRVQHSADDMFDLVADVEQYPQFVPLCQGLRVRGRRKIDDHREMMVADMTVAYKVFKETFASRVTLDREASKITVEYLDGPFRHLENVWSFDQVSEKECDVSFYINYEFKSRTLGSMMGAMFDRAFRKFSAAFEDRADKIYGT; the protein is encoded by the coding sequence ATGCCTTCTTTCGAAAGCACACATCGAGTTCAGCACAGTGCTGATGATATGTTTGACCTGGTTGCAGATGTGGAACAGTACCCCCAGTTTGTGCCGCTGTGTCAGGGCTTGCGTGTGCGTGGCCGCCGGAAGATTGATGACCACCGTGAAATGATGGTGGCGGATATGACCGTGGCCTACAAAGTCTTCAAAGAAACATTTGCCAGCCGCGTGACCCTTGATCGCGAGGCGAGCAAAATTACGGTTGAGTATCTGGATGGCCCGTTTCGCCATCTGGAAAACGTCTGGAGCTTCGATCAGGTTTCCGAAAAGGAATGTGATGTGAGCTTCTATATCAATTACGAATTCAAAAGCCGGACACTGGGCTCCATGATGGGCGCCATGTTTGACCGTGCCTTCCGTAAATTCTCCGCGGCCTTTGAAGACCGTGCGGATAAGATCTACGGCACCTGA
- a CDS encoding NUDIX hydrolase, with product MHTWRPAQTIKVKSLGLHWCGNTLLAAEIYDDAGTLKDVRPLGGSLEFGEDWQSALIREFKEELKIDVTITGAPLVMENIYEHEGQTGHEVLFIASVTFPKDAFASEEKIIFQEDSGTEITARWFDLDALNERGIDLFPTGLKEQLKSWPMLETS from the coding sequence ATGCACACATGGCGACCTGCACAGACCATCAAAGTGAAGTCCCTCGGGCTCCACTGGTGCGGCAATACCCTTCTGGCCGCAGAAATTTATGATGATGCAGGCACCCTCAAAGACGTTCGCCCGCTTGGAGGTTCCCTCGAGTTTGGCGAAGACTGGCAATCAGCTCTGATCCGCGAGTTTAAGGAAGAGCTGAAAATAGACGTCACCATAACAGGTGCCCCTCTGGTCATGGAAAACATCTATGAACACGAAGGGCAAACCGGCCATGAAGTCCTCTTCATCGCCAGCGTGACCTTCCCTAAGGATGCCTTTGCATCTGAGGAGAAGATCATCTTTCAGGAAGATAGTGGCACGGAAATCACCGCCCGTTGGTTCGATCTCGATGCACTAAATGAGCGCGGCATCGATCTGTTCCCAACCGGATTAAAGGAGCAACTAAAATCCTGGCCCATGCTTGAGACCAGTTGA